The following are encoded together in the Anoplopoma fimbria isolate UVic2021 breed Golden Eagle Sablefish chromosome 9, Afim_UVic_2022, whole genome shotgun sequence genome:
- the LOC129096371 gene encoding synaptogyrin-3-like, whose protein sequence is MESAGAYGAGKAGSVAFDPVAFFTHPRTILRLMSWVFSMVVFSCIVNEGYINIGSERLLCVFNNNADACNYGVTVGVACFLGSIFFLILDIYFPSISSVKDRRRAVMLDLVFSGLASFLWFVGFCFLANQWQATSPEELPLAQGSDAARATITFCFFSILTWAVLTLSALRRFLTGSNRNLFTWQHLDPPSGSARATPYPIANGATIVTTNPYQAPPFTETLDPQKLTQQRPVAPAF, encoded by the exons ATGGAGTCAGCGGGAGCGTACGGAGCCGGGAAGGCCGGGAGCGTCGCCTTCGACCCGGTCGCCTTCTTCACGCATCCGCGGACCATCCTCAGACTGATGTCTTGG GTTTTCTCCATGGTGGTGTTCAGCTGCATCGTGAACGAGGGCTACATCAACATCGGCAGCGAGCGTTTGCTATGCGTCTTTAACAACAACGCTGATGCCTGTAACTATGGCGTTACCGTGGGCGTGGCCTGTTTCCTGGGCAGCATCTTTTTCCTGATCCTGGACATTTACTTTCCCTCCATCAGCAGCGTCAAGGACAGACGACGGGCTGTGATGCTGGACCTCGTCTTCTCTG GTCTTGCGAGCTTCCTGTGGTTTGTTGGTTTCTGTTTTCTGGCCAATCAGTGGCAGGCTACCTCACCAGAAGAGCTGCCATTGGCTCAGGGCTCTGATGCCGCCAGAGCAACCATCactttctgcttcttctccaTCCTGACCTGG GCTGTACTGACGCTGAGTGCACTGCGACGCTTCTTAACTGGCAGCAACAGGAACTTGTTCACATGGCAACACCTGGATCCTCCGTCCGGCAGTGCTAGAGCTACACCGTACCCCATCGCAAACGGAGCTACCATAGTAACCACCAACCCCTATCAAGCGCCCCCCTTCACTGAAACCCTGGACCCCCAGAAACTCACACAGCAGAGACCTGTGGCTCCTGCCTTCTAG
- the zgc:136472 gene encoding protein disulfide-isomerase, translating to MKTLLLLWVTAFCLCVFVTADKQPERQADKSAPKEDEVLQLKKGNFNRALRKYKQLLVHFYAPLSGEGHRISAAFEGAVAELQGSEVKLAVVDVTKEKDLAKDLNMTGLATIRLYLSGDKHNPVTCPVPQSSASILTWLKRRAGSAADLIADLSQSEASEELTVVGFFKELDHEYVQVFYDAAVDLPDVTFAVTQNNEVITKYGLTHDVVLLLKKSELIQAYKMTPQTSKEMLIIFITVYQMDPVTEYTGQTATRILTSPVLNHALLFVNKSSAAFKEILSAFNGAAESFRLKILFVWVNVDEPRNGRLMEYFRVRDFEAPLIRLVNLTDHVTYHLPSDTLDVQTIKTFCQSYLEGKAKPKMQSEPIPEGWDQPPVKQLVGMTLEKVGFNPNKTVFVLFYLPYSAESRDLFPLWEELAEALKEREDVVIARIDASANDINMSMQGGYPSLCLFPALYAERVVVYTGKRKVKDLMKFVDKEMEKAKKYRVTEDEDRRKYIEAAKAEEAKKATETKDEL from the exons ATGAAGactctgttgctgctgtggGTGACGgccttctgtctctgtgtgtttgtcacgGCTGACAAACAACCCGAGCGACAGGCAGACAAATCGGCCCCCAAGGAGGATGAAGTTTTACAGCTGAAGAAAGGAAATTTCAACAGGGCACTGAGAAAATATAAGCAGCTCCTGGTGCACTTCT atgCTCCTCTGTCTGGAGAAGGCCATCGTATCTCAGCAGCGTTCGAAGGAGCTGTTGCAGAGcttcaggggtcagaggtcaaactgGCCGTGGTTGATGTGACGAAAGAGAAAGACCTGGCTAAAGACCTCAACATGACAGGCCTCGCCACAATCAGGCTGTACCTTTCTGGAGATAAACACAACCCTGTGACTTGTCCTG TTCCTCAGAGCTCTGCGTCCATCTTAACCTGGCTGAAAAGGAGAGCGGGGTCTGCTGCTGACCTCATCGCTgatctcagccaatcagaggcctcAGAGGAACTGACGGTGGTCGGCTTCTTCAAG gagctGGATCACGAGTACGTCCAGGTGTTTTACGATGCAGCGGTCGACCTTCCTGATGTTACCTTTGCTGTGACACAGAACAATGAAGTTATCACCAAATATGGTCTGACACATGATGTTGTACTGCTGTTAAAAAAG tCTGAGCTCATCCAGGCTTACAAAATGACGCCTCAGACATCTAAAGAGATGCTGATAATTTTTATCACTGTCTACCAGATGGACCCAGTCACTGAGTACACAGGACAG ACAGCCACTCGGATATTAACATCACCTGTGTTAAACCACGCCCTGCTGTTTGTCAACAAAAGCTCTGCTGCCTTTAAAGAGATCCTTTCTGCCTTTAATGGTGCTGCAGAATCGTTCAGGTTGAAG attttgtttgtgtgggtgaaCGTGGATGAGCCTCGTAACGGCAGGCTGATGGAGTACTTCCGGGTTCGGGACTTCGAGGCCCCTCTGATCCGTCTCGTCAACCTGACGGACCATGTGACCTATCACCTGCCCTCTGACACTCTGGATGTACAGACCATTAAAACGTTCTGCCAGTCCTACCTAGAGGGAAAGGCTAAG CCCAAGATGCAGAGTGAGCCGATACCTGAAGGATGGGACCAACCGCCAGTGAAGCAGCTGGTTGGAATGACTCTGGAGAAAGTCGGCTTTAACCCCAACAAGactgtttttgtccttttct atCTTCCCTACAGTGCGGAGTCCCGTGATCTGTTTCCACTGTGGGAGGAGTTGGCCGAGGCCTTGAAGGAGCGAGAGGACGTGGTCATCGCTCGCATCGATGCCTCAGCCAATGACATCAACATGTCGATGCAGGGCGGCTACCCATCACTCTGCCTGTTCCCTGCTCTATATGCCGAAAGA GTGGTGGTTTACACTGGTAAGAGGAAGGTGAAGGACCTGATGAAGTTTGTAGATAAGGAGATGGAGAAAGCCAAAAAATACAGAGTGACG GAGGATGAAGACAGGAGGAAGTACATCGAGGCTGCAAAAGCTGAAGAGGCAAAAAAAGCCACCGAAACCAAAGACGAGCTTTGa
- the si:dkeyp-75b4.8 gene encoding lipopolysaccharide-induced tumor necrosis factor-alpha factor homolog, producing the protein MEPPSYEEARLNPPALGPAAYNLLPPPSYAASFYSPTIPPPTYGEAVTIQQDPFPVLNVPTAATQNHGTTIHPITLIGVTSSVGSRQTHPSVVTTQPQPVPFSVTHLGDAPGLVRCPYCHHVVTTKVTHQPGKAAWCMCVLLTMMGLICGCCFIPFMIPSLQDAHHSCPQCKNHLRVYTR; encoded by the exons ATGGAACCCCCTTCATATGAGGAGGCCAGGCTGAACCCTCCAGCTCTGGGCCCAGCAGCATacaacctcctccctccaccctcctaCGCCGCCTCCTTCTACTCGCCCACGATCCCTCCTCCCACCTATGGAGAAGCAG TCACAATCCAGCAGGATCCTTTTCCTGTACTGAATGTCCCAACTGCAGCGACACAAAACCACGGAACCACAATCCATCCAATTACACTAA TTGGTGTAACATCATCCGTCGGCAGCAGACAAACTCACCCATCAGTGGTGACGACACAGCCGCAGCCTGTTCCCTTCTCAGTGACACATCTGGGAGACGCCCCTGGTCTGGTACGCTGCCCATACTGCCACCACGTTGTCACCACTAAAGTCACACACCAGCCTGGGAAGGCCGcctggtgcatgtgtgtgcttctCACAATGATGGg gctGATCTGTGGTTGCTGTTTCATCCCGTTCATGATACCCAGTCTACAAGATGCACATCATTCCTGCCCACAGTGTAAAAACCATCTGCGAGTATACACAAGGTGA